The DNA sequence CCTGCGCATAACTATACAGCGAAACTTGTGAAGGAATGATATTAAAGCTGCCGATTTCCCGTTCAGGCCGGAGGGTGGCTGAAATCATCCACAAGAATGGATAAATGAATAGCCCGGTCCAAACGATTAACGACAAGTAAAAAAGGAATTTTTTCAAATTAATAAACCGATTCTTGTACATTAAACCTTCCAGGTCTTTGAGACCTGGAAGGTTTGGTTCCCAAATACGTCATCGAATTTGTGAAATAAAGCACTAAGCTACTGATTCCTTTTCCACAAATTTTCGTTGAATTAAAACGACAATCATAACGATAAGCGCAAAGCAAAAGCCCAAAGTTGCCGCATAGCCCATGTGATAGAAATAAAATCCCTGGTTGTAAATATAAAGCACAGCAGACAGGGTAGAATTCATCGGTCCGCCCCCGGTCATAATATATGGTTCGATAAACAGGCTAAATCCGTTGATGGTAGACAAAATGACCACCAAAAAAACTGTCGGATTAATCATTGGCAGGGTAATTCTGGTAAATTTGTACCAGTGCGAGGCACCTTCAAGTTCCGCTGCCTCGTACAGATGTCGCGGCACGCTTTGCAGTCCGACCAGAAACAGCACCACATATATGCCGACGTTTTTCCAGGTAGCCATGACTGCGATGCTGGGCATTGCCAACTTAGGGCTGGTAAGCCAGGGTAATTTTGGCAAGCCAAGCTTCGCCATGAACAAATTGATGACCCCGGTGTCCTGAGCGTACAATTGATCCCAAAGTATCGTTACGACTACTCCTGAGACTATCACCGGCAGAAAATATGAGGCCCGAAAAAATCCACGAAATTTGATTTTTTGATTTAATAACTCGGCAAGAAACAGAGCGATAATAATTTGCAGCGGAATATGTATGATAAGAAAAGTAAAAGTGTTGAAGATTGATTTAAAGAAAAGCTTATCACTGATGAGATGAAAGAAATTGTTCAATCCTACCCACTCCATATCGGAGACAATATCCCACTTGTGGAAAACCAGAATAAGACAGAAGATCAGCGGGAAGGCAACAAACAGACTGAAATGTGCCGCATAGGGTACAATGAGCAAATAGCCTATCCGGTCGCCTTGAGAAATCTTTGATTTTATGTTTGAAACGATGCTCATGACGTTGATACAAAGAGGTGATCCAAAAGGTGACCTTCTTAACTAAGGTAAAGAACGCTAAGTTATATGCAGTCTTGAAACGAGTATTTTTAGGATCAAGAGAAGGTCACTTTTTGGCATCTTACTGCAAGATTAATCTTGCTCGTCTCGCCGCTTCAGCGACAGCTTTTTCTGGTGATTTCGCGCCATAAATCACGCAAGCTTCATATTCTTGCGAAATAGCATCAAAAATTTCTTTGAGATCCTTGGACAAATCCGTGCTTCGGACATATTCGGCCTGTTTGGCAAAGATAATCATTTGGGGATTTTTTTCAAAATAAGCTTGAAAAAGCGAGTCACTCAGAATCTTCTTTCGTACAGGTAACTGATGGATCGTAGTTAGCAAACGATAATCATTTTTACGAGAGGTCATGAATTTGACGAATGCCCAGGCTTTTTCCGGATCTTGCCCCGTTTTAAAGATCACTATATTCTTAAAATCGCCGTAGGTGTAAACGGGTCCTTCTAAAGAATCCGGAACCGGGATCGGTGCGAAAGCGTATTCGAATCCTTCCGGTTTAAACTTTTCCGTGTGGGCGATTTCATGAGGCCCGGTAAAACGGAGGGCCACTCTTTCAGCCAGAAACGGATCGACGCGGCCCTGGTATTTCTCCAGTGGGAAATATTTATTTTTATACAGACTCTGCAAAAAAGTAAACACGGTTACCGAGGCCGAATTATCAAAAAACACCTCACCATTCTTGAGCAGCGTTTGGCCGCCTGACGCGGCGATATAAAAGGGGTAGTAATCAAATAATCTCTGCCACCAGACGACCCGGATGTCCCTCAAACCCATATATCTGTCCGTGTAACCATCGCCATCCAAATCTGCGGTGATGACTTTCGCTTGCTCTATAAATTCCGAATAGGTTCTTGGCGGATTCGGAAAACCATTTTCCCTGAGCATTTTTTTATTGTAAATCATCATGACGGGATTGGTTTTCCATGGAATCTGGTACACCTGACCGTCTTCAGACCTGGCCTCTTCCAACATTTCTTCCTTTACTCTGGAATTCATCAGCGAATCAAAATCGGCAAACTGGCTGAGCGGTACCAGCGCCTTAGCGTTCACGTAGAGCTGCACGTCTCCCGGCCACATGTTCGAGTAAATATCCGGGGGCGATTTTCCTACCACGGCAGCGAGAATCACTTCTTCGCTGGACTGCCCTTCAGGGACGGGCTGATATTTAACCGGCATATCCGGATGGACAAGATTCCACTCTGCAACGATCTCCTTAGCGAACTTTTGCTCGTATGGGTTGTTGGCCGACCAATAGGTCAACTCTGG is a window from the candidate division KSB1 bacterium genome containing:
- a CDS encoding extracellular solute-binding protein; this translates as MTYWSANNPYEQKFAKEIVAEWNLVHPDMPVKYQPVPEGQSSEEVILAAVVGKSPPDIYSNMWPGDVQLYVNAKALVPLSQFADFDSLMNSRVKEEMLEEARSEDGQVYQIPWKTNPVMMIYNKKMLRENGFPNPPRTYSEFIEQAKVITADLDGDGYTDRYMGLRDIRVVWWQRLFDYYPFYIAASGGQTLLKNGEVFFDNSASVTVFTFLQSLYKNKYFPLEKYQGRVDPFLAERVALRFTGPHEIAHTEKFKPEGFEYAFAPIPVPDSLEGPVYTYGDFKNIVIFKTGQDPEKAWAFVKFMTSRKNDYRLLTTIHQLPVRKKILSDSLFQAYFEKNPQMIIFAKQAEYVRSTDLSKDLKEIFDAISQEYEACVIYGAKSPEKAVAEAARRARLILQ
- a CDS encoding sugar ABC transporter permease, which codes for MSIVSNIKSKISQGDRIGYLLIVPYAAHFSLFVAFPLIFCLILVFHKWDIVSDMEWVGLNNFFHLISDKLFFKSIFNTFTFLIIHIPLQIIIALFLAELLNQKIKFRGFFRASYFLPVIVSGVVVTILWDQLYAQDTGVINLFMAKLGLPKLPWLTSPKLAMPSIAVMATWKNVGIYVVLFLVGLQSVPRHLYEAAELEGASHWYKFTRITLPMINPTVFLVVILSTINGFSLFIEPYIMTGGGPMNSTLSAVLYIYNQGFYFYHMGYAATLGFCFALIVMIVVLIQRKFVEKESVA